The Allocatelliglobosispora scoriae genome contains a region encoding:
- a CDS encoding GntR family transcriptional regulator, with protein MAQILPNDPRPPYVQIADELRRSIKAGELKPGDRLTSSRELAAEWGVAPMTIHQAIRVLRDEDLVVSAQGRGVYVRHADEASDANESHSTAEEQLSGIHERLERLEQLVGDQRVDGEIEDLKRQVGNLSSQMIDLYAKLGQPYPREASVGSDGKRTRRAAE; from the coding sequence ATGGCCCAGATCCTTCCCAACGACCCCAGGCCGCCATACGTGCAGATCGCCGACGAGCTACGTCGTTCGATCAAGGCAGGCGAGCTGAAGCCCGGGGATCGGTTGACCTCCAGCAGGGAGCTAGCAGCGGAATGGGGCGTTGCCCCGATGACGATTCACCAGGCCATCCGAGTGCTACGTGATGAAGATCTGGTCGTCTCGGCGCAAGGCCGAGGCGTATATGTGCGTCACGCAGATGAGGCGAGTGACGCCAACGAGTCCCACTCGACAGCAGAAGAGCAGCTCTCCGGGATCCACGAGCGCCTGGAGCGGCTAGAGCAGTTGGTTGGCGATCAACGCGTTGATGGCGAGATCGAGGATCTGAAACGGCAGGTCGGAAATCTCAGCTCACAGATGATTGATCTCTATGCCAAGCTTGGCCAGCCCTACCCGAGGGAAGCCTCCGTTGGCTCTGACGGCAAGCGAACCCGTAGGGCAGCCGAGTAG